Proteins co-encoded in one Brassica rapa cultivar Chiifu-401-42 chromosome A02, CAAS_Brap_v3.01, whole genome shotgun sequence genomic window:
- the LOC103853560 gene encoding TLC domain-containing protein 4 — protein MTTSFAFTGDDDSSKQLVLLASVCSGMLMCKIVYDLTGFISPLLFSAYGKLDSKVRMEWNNRGFSTFHAVFVSVASIYLLVISDQFDESVHGDLVINSTTRLSESVMGISLGYFVADLMMIFWHFPTLGGVEYVFHHCLSMFSIILSVTSGQAQFYIFMVLLSEATTPFVNLRWYLDASGQKGSKAYTLNGIALFLGWLVARILLFIYFFVHMYSHFHQVKQVFPLGFYSLLAVGPVLSTMNLLWFWKITKGLIKTISKATGKKKQ, from the exons ATGACGACCAGTTTCGCATTCACCGGTGATGATGACTCTTCAAAGCAACTCGTCTTGCTTGCATCCGTTTGTTCCGGCATGCTCATGTGCAAAATC GTTTATGACTTGACTGGTTTCATAAGTCCTTTGCTCTTCAGTGCTTATGGGAAACTCGACAGCAAAGTTAGAATGGAATGGAACAACag ggGATTCTCAACGTTCCATGCTGTTTTTGTGTCTGTGGCTTCAATCTATCTCCTGGTGATTTCAGATCAGTTTGATGAGAGTGTTCATGGTGATTTAGTCATCAATAGTACAACGAGGCTATCGGAATCTGTAATGGGG ATCTCCTTAGGCTATTTTGTAGCAGACTTAATGATGATCTTTTGGCATTTTCCTACTCTTGGTGGTGTTGAATAT GTTTTCCATCACTGCTTATCAATGTTCTCCATTATTCTTTCTGTCACAAGTGGACAAGCACAGTTCTACATATTCATGGTTCTCTTATCGGAGGCCACTACCCCGTTTGTCAACCTACGGTG GTACTTGGATGCTAGTGGTCAAAAAGGCTCCAAGGCTTACACACTCAATGGAATTGCCCTTTTCTTGGGTTGGCTG GTGGCGAGGATCCTTTTGTTTATCTACTTCTTTGTACACATGTACTCCCATTTCCATCAG GTGAAGCAAGTGTTTCCACTGGGATTTTACAGCCTTCTTGCGGTAGGACCGGTCCTGTCAACGATGAATCTTCTTTGGTTCTGGAAGATCACCAAAGGATTAATCAAAACAATCTCCAAGGCGACCGGGAAGAAAAAACAGTGA
- the LOC103853561 gene encoding keratin-associated protein 6-2 yields the protein MSNRRRSIGDDDKGLLWRLPQVRIKDVGKVGPAFGLGFGCGFGFGAGLIGGVGFGPGVPGLQFGLGFGAGCGIGVGFGYGVGRGAAYDHSRSYYNVGKPSLDEVDSLIDELVVHTKKLVKATTKEIDKWRRT from the exons ATGAGCaacaggaggaggagcatcggaGACGACGACAAGGGATTGTTGTGGAGACTTCCTCAGGTTAGGATCAAAGACGTCGGCAAAGTTGGTCCCGCCTTTGGACTCGGATTCGGTTGCGGATTCGGTTTCGGCGCCGGTCTTATCGGAG GTGTAGGATTCGGACCAGGAGTTCCTGGACTACAGTTTGGTCTGGGATTTGGAGCTGGTTGTGGAATCGGTGTAGGGTTTGGCTATGGCGTCGGAAGAGGCGCGGCTTATGATCACTCTCGCTCTTATTACAACGTCGGAAAGCCATCTCT AGATGAAGTTGATTCTCTTATCGATGAACTCGTTGTTCACACCAAGAAACTTGTCAAAGCCACTACAAAAGAAATCGACAAGTGGAGAAGAACTTAG